A part of Streptomyces sp. DSM 40750 genomic DNA contains:
- a CDS encoding glycoside hydrolase family 6 protein: protein MSRTRTALLAAMALVAGAAGTAIAAVPDDVGAKAIPCTVDYKVQNQWSTGFTTAVTITNNSAAKSSWSVKWSYAGNQTVTNGWNARITQSGTSVTAANETYNGTLATGGSVSFGFNATHSGTNALPTTFTLDGVTCNVDDGGSGPTDPPDPGTPNARVDNPYSGAKVYVNPEWSAKAAAEPGGSRISSQPTGVWLDRTAAIEGVGNNMGLRDHLDEALRQKGSDQLVVQLVIYNLPGRDCAALASNGELGPTEIDKYKTQYIDPIKAILADPKYASLRIVTTVEIDSLPNLVTNTGSRPTATPECDVMKTNGNYVKGVGYALNKLGDVGNVYNYVDAGHHGWIGWDDNFGASATTFKEAATAEGATVNDVHGFITNTANYSALKENNFTINDNVAGKSVRESKWVDWNRYVDELSFAQAFRNQLVSVGFNSNIGMLIDTSRNGWGGTARPTGPGATTSVDTYVDGGRYDRRFNTGNWCNQSGAGLGERPQAAPAAGIDAYVWMKPPGESDGSSQFIENDEGKGFDRMCDPTYTGNPRNNNNMSGALPNSPLSGHWFSAQFQQLMQNAYPAL from the coding sequence ATGAGCCGTACCAGAACAGCACTGCTCGCGGCGATGGCGCTGGTCGCCGGCGCCGCCGGGACCGCGATCGCGGCCGTCCCCGACGACGTCGGCGCCAAGGCGATCCCCTGCACGGTCGACTACAAGGTGCAGAACCAGTGGTCCACCGGCTTCACCACCGCCGTCACGATCACCAACAACAGCGCCGCGAAGTCGTCGTGGTCCGTTAAGTGGTCGTACGCGGGCAACCAGACGGTCACCAACGGCTGGAACGCCCGGATCACGCAGAGCGGCACATCGGTGACCGCCGCGAACGAGACGTACAACGGCACGCTGGCGACCGGCGGTTCGGTCAGCTTCGGCTTCAACGCCACCCACAGCGGCACCAACGCCCTCCCGACGACCTTCACGCTCGACGGCGTGACCTGCAACGTCGACGACGGCGGCAGCGGACCCACGGATCCGCCGGACCCGGGCACGCCGAACGCGAGGGTCGACAACCCGTATTCCGGCGCCAAGGTGTACGTGAACCCCGAGTGGTCCGCGAAGGCCGCCGCCGAGCCGGGCGGCAGCCGGATCTCCAGCCAGCCCACAGGTGTGTGGCTGGACCGGACCGCCGCCATCGAGGGCGTGGGCAACAACATGGGGCTGCGCGACCACCTCGACGAGGCGCTGCGGCAGAAGGGCTCCGACCAGCTCGTCGTCCAGCTGGTCATCTACAACCTGCCCGGCCGTGACTGCGCGGCCCTCGCCTCCAACGGCGAGCTGGGTCCCACGGAGATCGACAAGTACAAGACGCAGTACATCGACCCGATCAAGGCGATCCTCGCCGACCCGAAGTACGCCTCCCTGCGCATCGTCACGACCGTCGAGATCGACTCGCTGCCCAACCTCGTCACCAACACCGGCAGCCGCCCGACGGCCACTCCCGAGTGCGATGTGATGAAGACCAACGGCAACTACGTCAAGGGCGTCGGCTACGCGCTCAACAAGCTCGGTGACGTGGGGAACGTCTACAACTACGTCGACGCCGGCCACCACGGCTGGATCGGCTGGGACGACAACTTCGGTGCCTCCGCGACCACCTTCAAGGAGGCGGCGACCGCCGAGGGCGCCACGGTGAACGACGTCCACGGCTTCATCACCAACACGGCGAACTACAGCGCCCTGAAGGAGAACAACTTCACCATCAACGACAACGTGGCCGGCAAGTCGGTCCGCGAGTCGAAGTGGGTCGACTGGAACCGCTACGTCGACGAGCTGTCCTTCGCGCAGGCCTTCCGCAACCAGCTGGTCTCGGTCGGCTTCAACTCGAACATCGGCATGCTGATCGACACCTCCCGCAACGGTTGGGGCGGCACCGCACGGCCCACCGGACCGGGCGCGACGACCAGCGTCGACACGTACGTCGACGGCGGGCGCTACGACCGCCGCTTCAACACCGGCAACTGGTGCAACCAGTCCGGAGCGGGTCTCGGCGAGCGCCCGCAGGCCGCCCCGGCGGCCGGGATCGACGCCTACGTGTGGATGAAGCCGCCGGGGGAGTCCGACGGTTCCAGCCAGTTCATCGAGAACGACGAGGGCAAGGGCTTCGACCGCATGTGCGACCCGACGTACACGGGCAACCCGCGCAACAACAACAACATGTCCGGCGCCCTGCCGAATTCGCCGCTGTCCGGGCACTGGTTCTCCGCCCAGTTCCAGCAGCTGATGCAGAACGCGTACCCCGCGCTGTGA
- a CDS encoding dihydrofolate reductase family protein, with translation MRIVICAFMSLDGVVQAPGHPDEDTEGGFAHGGWTSPFFDPEIVGGAWDAALNKADALLYGRRTWKAMAGAWPDRAGDPFADRMNSIRKYVVSATLADSELTWNNTTRIPGEEAVAHIRKLRETDGGDLLVMGSPTLARTLLHEGLADELVLIVMPVILGGGKTIFPDDGAKHTLELVSTATSGTGANVCIYRVAAND, from the coding sequence ATGCGTATCGTGATCTGCGCGTTCATGAGCCTGGACGGTGTCGTGCAGGCGCCCGGCCACCCCGACGAGGACACCGAGGGCGGGTTCGCCCACGGCGGCTGGACGTCCCCCTTCTTCGACCCGGAGATCGTGGGCGGCGCGTGGGACGCCGCGTTGAACAAGGCGGACGCGCTGCTGTACGGGCGCCGCACATGGAAGGCGATGGCCGGGGCATGGCCCGACCGGGCGGGCGACCCCTTCGCCGACCGGATGAACTCCATCCGTAAGTACGTCGTGTCCGCCACGCTCGCCGACTCCGAGCTGACCTGGAACAACACCACGCGCATCCCGGGCGAGGAGGCCGTCGCCCACATCCGCAAGCTCCGCGAGACCGACGGTGGCGACCTGCTCGTCATGGGCAGTCCGACCCTCGCCCGCACGCTTCTCCACGAGGGCCTGGCCGACGAGCTCGTCCTGATCGTCATGCCGGTCATCCTCGGCGGCGGAAAGACGATCTTCCCCGACGACGGCGCCAAGCACACCCTGGAACTGGTCTCCACGGCCACCAGCGGCACGGGCGCGAACGTGTGTATCTATCGGGTGGCGGCAAACGACTGA
- a CDS encoding class I SAM-dependent methyltransferase encodes MGQHHHGQGQQEHGHGHGHGHGHHDDTDIDWAELADHLEGQAELFAPLNRQAAAWVAERQPEPGLVVDVGSGPGVVSCLLADEFPGARVVALDGSGPLLERARARAERLGIADRFGILEAELPDGLGDLEYPADLIWASRSLHHLGDQRAALAAFAERLAPGGTLALVEGGLPSRFLPRVIGIGRPGLQSRIDAAEELWFAEMRAALPGSVAETEDWPGLLTAAGLRGATSRTFLLDIPAPVPEAARAYALASFQRGRGILADFLDASDLSTIDRLLDPDDKSSLHHRADLFVLAAHTVHVAQL; translated from the coding sequence ATGGGACAGCACCACCACGGCCAGGGGCAGCAGGAGCACGGCCACGGCCACGGGCACGGGCACGGGCATCACGATGACACCGACATCGACTGGGCCGAGCTGGCCGATCATCTGGAGGGACAGGCCGAGCTCTTCGCGCCGCTGAACCGGCAGGCCGCGGCCTGGGTGGCCGAACGGCAGCCCGAGCCGGGGCTGGTCGTCGACGTCGGCAGCGGCCCGGGGGTGGTGAGCTGTCTGCTGGCCGACGAGTTCCCGGGCGCCCGGGTCGTCGCCCTGGACGGCTCGGGGCCCCTGCTGGAGCGGGCCCGCGCCCGCGCCGAACGCCTGGGGATCGCCGACCGGTTCGGCATCCTGGAGGCAGAACTCCCGGACGGGCTCGGTGACTTGGAGTACCCCGCCGATCTGATCTGGGCGAGCCGCAGCCTGCACCACCTCGGCGACCAGCGCGCGGCTCTCGCCGCCTTCGCCGAACGCCTCGCACCCGGCGGCACGTTGGCGCTCGTCGAGGGCGGCCTGCCCAGCCGCTTCCTGCCGCGTGTCATCGGCATCGGCCGCCCCGGACTGCAGTCCCGGATCGACGCGGCGGAGGAGCTGTGGTTCGCCGAGATGCGGGCGGCGCTGCCCGGCAGCGTCGCGGAGACCGAGGACTGGCCGGGCCTGCTCACCGCCGCGGGCCTGCGCGGCGCCACATCGCGCACCTTCCTCCTCGACATCCCGGCCCCGGTGCCGGAAGCCGCCCGCGCCTACGCCCTTGCCTCGTTCCAGCGCGGCCGGGGAATTCTCGCGGACTTCCTCGACGCCTCCGACCTCTCCACCATCGACCGCCTCCTCGACCCCGACGACAAGTCGAGCCTGCACCACCGCGCGGACCTCTTCGTCCTCGCGGCCCACACGGTCCACGTGGCCCAGTTGTGA
- a CDS encoding SDR family oxidoreductase, translating to MSEAPVALITGGGTGIGAAVARRLLDDGHRVAVTGRREERLRAFAAELGEPEGLLTLPGNAAEYADVQAAVDATLKEFGRIDTVLANAGFGTHDTVAEGDPAGWTEMVLTNVLGPALLIRAAIDALKETRGRIMLVGSVAGFIHGPGNIYGATKWAVTGLAENTRRQVTEWGVGVTLIAPGRVETPFWDAYGSLPPGHLLTADQIADSVVWAIRQPAGVDINTVVVRPIGQPV from the coding sequence ATGTCCGAGGCACCAGTCGCGCTCATCACCGGCGGCGGCACCGGTATCGGAGCCGCCGTCGCCCGGCGGTTGCTCGACGACGGTCACCGGGTGGCCGTCACCGGGCGCAGGGAGGAGCGGTTGCGTGCGTTCGCCGCCGAACTCGGCGAGCCGGAAGGGCTGTTGACCCTTCCGGGGAACGCGGCCGAGTACGCGGACGTCCAGGCGGCGGTGGACGCCACGCTGAAGGAGTTCGGGCGGATCGACACCGTCCTCGCCAACGCCGGGTTCGGCACGCACGACACCGTCGCCGAGGGGGACCCCGCCGGGTGGACGGAGATGGTGCTGACCAATGTGCTGGGCCCGGCCCTGCTCATCCGGGCCGCCATCGACGCCCTCAAGGAGACCCGGGGGCGGATCATGCTGGTCGGCAGCGTCGCCGGTTTCATCCACGGGCCCGGCAACATCTACGGGGCCACGAAGTGGGCCGTGACCGGGCTCGCCGAGAACACCCGGCGACAGGTCACCGAGTGGGGTGTCGGCGTGACCCTGATCGCGCCCGGCCGTGTGGAGACCCCCTTCTGGGACGCCTACGGCAGCCTCCCGCCCGGCCATCTCCTCACCGCCGACCAGATCGCCGACTCCGTCGTCTGGGCGATCCGGCAACCGGCCGGAGTCGACATCAACACCGTGGTCGTACGACCGATCGGGCAGCCGGTCTGA
- a CDS encoding aldo/keto reductase: MSSKVPPIILNNGVEMPQLGFGVWQVPDDEADQAVTTALEAGYRSIDTAAIYGNEKGTGKAIAASDVARKDLFVTTKLWNSDQGYDSTLRAFDESLEKLGLEYVDLYLIHWPLPARGTFVDTYKAFEKLYADGRVKSIGVSNFLPEHLETLIEATNVIPAVNQIELHPHLQQHASREYHAEQGIATEAWSPLGQGQGLLEVPAIIAIAQKHGRTPAQVVLRWHLQLGNVVIPKSVTPSRIKENIEVFDFSLDTEDIAAISALNEDRRIGPDPVTFNQA; encoded by the coding sequence GTGAGCAGCAAGGTCCCCCCGATCATCCTGAACAACGGCGTCGAGATGCCCCAGCTGGGCTTCGGCGTGTGGCAGGTGCCGGACGACGAGGCCGATCAGGCGGTCACGACCGCGCTGGAGGCCGGCTACCGCAGCATCGACACGGCCGCGATCTACGGAAACGAAAAGGGCACCGGCAAGGCCATCGCCGCTTCCGACGTCGCCCGCAAGGACCTCTTCGTCACCACCAAGCTCTGGAACAGCGATCAGGGCTACGACTCCACCCTGCGCGCCTTCGACGAGTCCCTGGAGAAGCTCGGCCTGGAGTACGTGGACCTGTATCTGATCCACTGGCCACTGCCGGCCCGGGGCACGTTCGTCGACACGTACAAGGCGTTCGAGAAGCTGTACGCCGACGGCCGCGTGAAGTCCATCGGTGTCTCCAACTTCCTTCCGGAGCACCTGGAGACGCTGATCGAGGCCACGAACGTCATCCCGGCCGTCAACCAGATCGAGCTCCACCCGCATCTGCAGCAGCACGCGTCCCGCGAGTACCACGCCGAGCAGGGCATCGCCACCGAGGCCTGGTCGCCGCTCGGCCAGGGCCAGGGCCTCCTGGAGGTCCCGGCGATCATCGCGATCGCGCAGAAGCACGGCCGCACCCCGGCCCAGGTCGTCCTGCGCTGGCACCTCCAGCTGGGCAACGTGGTCATCCCCAAGTCCGTGACCCCGTCCCGCATCAAGGAGAACATCGAGGTCTTCGACTTCTCCCTGGACACGGAGGACATCGCCGCGATCAGCGCGCTGAACGAGGACCGGCGGATCGGCCCGGACCCGGTGACCTTCAACCAGGCCTGA
- a CDS encoding polysaccharide lyase has protein sequence MTPTRRNLLGAALGGAAAAAVGLPAPAAHAASWQLKWSPSANADGLRAFETIEDDRADSHTSAAPHIYATGDTWRFDMHTVDRDTSTDRQRQEVTGLRTGSGFLRWTEGQTWRVTYGMYLPSSLKATTSFTHIMQMKQPGSGTSPLVVQSLRRVNGAQTIELKLPIDDILVGRTDLTPLHNSWVDVDFQVKVGNGSAGSVRWILKKGSTTLVDVTRTGVDTFLADRLRPKWGIYRSLGDTSGSLQNCHMLLRNMRGYQLV, from the coding sequence ATGACCCCCACCCGAAGGAACCTCCTCGGCGCCGCGCTCGGCGGTGCCGCCGCCGCGGCCGTCGGGCTCCCGGCCCCCGCCGCGCACGCCGCCTCCTGGCAGTTGAAGTGGTCCCCGTCGGCGAACGCCGACGGGCTCCGCGCCTTCGAGACCATCGAGGACGACCGCGCCGACTCGCACACCTCCGCCGCGCCGCACATCTACGCCACCGGCGACACCTGGCGGTTCGACATGCACACCGTCGACCGTGACACCTCGACCGACCGCCAGCGCCAGGAGGTCACCGGCCTGCGCACGGGGAGCGGCTTCCTGCGCTGGACCGAGGGCCAGACCTGGCGGGTCACCTACGGGATGTACCTACCGAGTTCGCTGAAGGCGACCACCAGCTTCACGCACATCATGCAGATGAAGCAGCCGGGCAGCGGAACCTCGCCCCTCGTCGTGCAGTCCCTGCGCCGGGTGAACGGCGCGCAGACCATCGAGCTGAAGCTGCCGATCGACGACATCCTCGTCGGCCGCACCGACCTGACACCCCTGCACAACTCCTGGGTCGACGTGGACTTCCAGGTCAAGGTCGGCAACGGCTCGGCAGGTTCGGTGCGCTGGATCCTCAAGAAGGGCTCGACCACCCTCGTCGACGTCACCCGCACCGGCGTCGACACCTTCCTCGCCGACCGGCTGCGCCCCAAGTGGGGCATCTACCGCTCCCTCGGCGACACCTCGGGCTCCCTGCAGAACTGCCACATGCTGCTGCGGAACATGCGGGGATACCAACTGGTCTGA
- a CDS encoding AMP-dependent synthetase/ligase: MREFTNPPLASAPPVGGLADVVFEYAQEDPTYIALGRKDELGEWRDVTSAEFRDEVLALAKGLLTQGIRFGDRVAIMCRTRYEWTLFDYALWTVGAQVVPVYPTSSAEQVFWMLYDAQCTAAMVEHEDHAMTIATVIDRLPQLRRLWQLDVGAVQELYESGAHLDDEVVHRHRRAVTPESIATIIYTSGTTGRPKGCVISHANFMVEADTVIERWAPLFKSRKGDEAATLLFLPLAHVFGRMVQVAGIRGKVKFGHQPQLNAAVLLPDLAAFKPTFFLAVPYIFEKVFNASRRKAEREGRSGPFEKAVEVAVKYADAMEARAWGIGPGPSAGLRMQHQFFDKVVYGKIREAMGGRIKYAMSGGSAMDRRLGLFFAGAGIHIFEGYGLTECTAAATANPPERTRYGTVGQAIPGMTVHIAEDGEIWLRGPNVFQGYLNNPKATDETLHEGWLATGDLGSLDEDGYLTITGRKKEILVTSGGKSVSPAILEERVRDHPLVAQCIVVGNDRPYIAALVTLDSEAVEHWLQMHGKPKPEPAELVRDPELETEVRRAVVAANTLVSQAESIRTFRILAHQFTEEHGLLTPSLKLKRKAIEKAYTTEVEALYRA, from the coding sequence TTGCGCGAGTTCACCAACCCCCCGTTGGCGTCGGCGCCGCCGGTGGGCGGCCTGGCCGACGTCGTCTTCGAGTACGCCCAGGAGGACCCGACATACATCGCGCTCGGCCGCAAGGACGAGCTGGGCGAGTGGCGTGATGTGACCTCCGCGGAGTTCCGCGACGAGGTTCTCGCGCTGGCCAAGGGCCTGCTCACGCAGGGCATCCGGTTCGGCGACCGGGTCGCCATCATGTGCCGTACGCGCTACGAGTGGACCCTCTTCGACTACGCCCTGTGGACCGTCGGCGCCCAGGTCGTCCCCGTCTACCCGACGTCCTCGGCCGAGCAGGTCTTCTGGATGCTGTACGACGCCCAGTGCACGGCGGCCATGGTCGAACACGAGGACCACGCGATGACCATCGCCACGGTCATCGACCGGCTGCCCCAGCTGCGCCGGCTCTGGCAGCTGGATGTGGGCGCGGTGCAGGAGCTGTACGAGTCGGGCGCGCACCTCGACGACGAGGTGGTGCACCGGCACCGGCGGGCGGTGACGCCCGAGTCGATCGCGACGATCATCTACACCTCCGGTACGACGGGCCGCCCCAAGGGCTGTGTCATCTCGCACGCCAACTTCATGGTCGAGGCGGACACGGTCATCGAGCGCTGGGCGCCGCTGTTCAAGTCCCGCAAGGGCGACGAGGCGGCGACGCTGCTGTTCCTGCCGCTCGCGCATGTCTTCGGGCGGATGGTGCAGGTCGCCGGGATCCGCGGGAAGGTGAAGTTCGGTCATCAGCCGCAGCTCAACGCGGCCGTCCTGCTGCCGGACCTCGCCGCCTTCAAGCCGACCTTCTTCCTCGCGGTGCCGTACATCTTCGAGAAGGTCTTCAACGCGAGCCGCCGCAAGGCCGAACGGGAGGGCAGGTCCGGCCCGTTCGAGAAGGCCGTCGAGGTCGCCGTGAAGTACGCGGACGCGATGGAGGCGAGGGCCTGGGGCATCGGGCCCGGCCCGTCGGCGGGCCTGCGGATGCAGCACCAGTTCTTCGACAAGGTCGTCTACGGCAAGATCCGGGAGGCGATGGGCGGCCGCATCAAGTACGCGATGTCCGGCGGCTCGGCGATGGACCGGCGGCTCGGGCTGTTCTTCGCGGGCGCCGGCATCCATATCTTCGAGGGGTACGGCCTGACGGAGTGCACGGCGGCCGCGACCGCCAACCCGCCGGAGCGCACCCGGTACGGCACGGTCGGCCAGGCCATCCCGGGCATGACCGTGCACATCGCGGAGGACGGCGAGATCTGGCTGCGCGGCCCCAATGTCTTCCAGGGCTACCTCAACAACCCCAAGGCCACCGACGAGACCTTGCACGAGGGCTGGCTCGCCACCGGTGACCTGGGCTCCCTCGACGAGGACGGCTATCTCACCATCACCGGGCGCAAGAAGGAGATCCTGGTGACCTCGGGCGGCAAGAGCGTCTCGCCCGCGATCCTGGAGGAGCGGGTGCGCGACCATCCGCTGGTCGCCCAGTGCATCGTCGTCGGCAACGACCGGCCGTACATCGCCGCCCTCGTCACCCTGGACTCCGAGGCCGTCGAGCACTGGCTGCAGATGCACGGCAAGCCGAAACCGGAACCGGCCGAGCTGGTGCGCGATCCGGAGCTGGAGACCGAGGTGCGGCGGGCGGTGGTCGCCGCCAACACCCTGGTCTCGCAGGCCGAGTCGATCCGTACGTTCCGGATCCTCGCGCACCAGTTCACCGAGGAGCACGGCCTGTTGACGCCTTCGCTGAAGCTGAAGCGGAAGGCGATCGAGAAGGCGTACACGACCGAGGTGGAGGCGCTGTACCGGGCGTGA
- a CDS encoding LysR substrate-binding domain-containing protein translates to MYDPSHLRTFLAVAQTLSFTQAARRLGLRQSTVSQHVRRLEDATGRQLFSRDTHSVELTEDGEAMLGFARRLLEVHEQATAFFTGTRLRGRLRFGASEDFVLTRLPEILESFRHDHPEVDLELTVELSGTLHEQLAAGKLDLVLAKRRPEDPRGEPVWTDRLVWIGAERLRLDPDRPVPLIVYPPPGITRALALEALEREGRAWHIACTSGSLNGLIAAARAGLGVMAHSRRLVPPGLVRVPERAGLPELGEVDFVLVHGRRPGAASSAADALAAAILSGGDRLHGRA, encoded by the coding sequence GTGTACGACCCCTCCCATCTGCGTACCTTCCTCGCCGTGGCCCAGACCCTGAGCTTCACGCAGGCCGCCCGGCGGCTGGGGCTGCGTCAGTCCACGGTCAGCCAGCATGTGCGCCGACTGGAGGACGCGACCGGCCGGCAGCTGTTCTCGCGGGACACGCACTCCGTGGAGCTGACGGAGGACGGCGAGGCGATGCTCGGCTTCGCCCGGCGGCTGCTGGAGGTGCACGAGCAGGCGACGGCGTTCTTCACCGGGACCCGGCTGCGCGGGCGGCTGCGGTTCGGCGCGTCCGAGGACTTCGTGCTCACCCGGCTCCCGGAGATCCTGGAGTCCTTCCGGCACGACCATCCCGAGGTGGACCTGGAGTTGACCGTCGAGCTGTCGGGCACGCTGCACGAGCAGCTCGCGGCGGGCAAGCTCGACCTGGTGCTGGCGAAACGGCGCCCGGAGGACCCGCGCGGTGAACCCGTCTGGACGGACCGGCTGGTGTGGATCGGCGCGGAACGGCTCCGTCTGGATCCCGACCGTCCGGTCCCGCTGATCGTCTATCCGCCGCCGGGCATCACCCGCGCGCTGGCCCTGGAGGCGCTGGAGCGCGAGGGCCGCGCCTGGCACATCGCCTGCACCAGCGGCAGTCTCAACGGCCTCATCGCGGCCGCCCGCGCCGGCCTCGGCGTGATGGCGCATTCCCGTCGTCTGGTGCCCCCCGGCCTGGTCCGCGTCCCGGAGCGGGCCGGACTGCCGGAACTCGGCGAGGTCGACTTCGTCCTCGTCCACGGCCGCCGCCCGGGAGCCGCGTCGAGCGCGGCGGACGCCCTCGCCGCGGCGATCCTCTCCGGCGGCGACCGGCTCCACGGCCGGGCGTGA
- a CDS encoding bile acid:sodium symporter family protein: MPIDPYILLLLGTVGLAALLPARGSAAEVASGASTAAIAFLFFLYGARLSTREALDGLKHWRLHVTVLACTFVVFPLLGLAARGLEPVFLNHSLYTGLLFLTLVPSTIQSSIAFTSMARGNVPAAICAGSFSSLAGIVITPLLAASLLGGSVGGFSADSVLKIVLQLLVPFLAGQLARRCGIKRGRAKRVRQGGGGRRAGGFITRHKQILGLVDRGSILLVVYVAFSEGMVRGIWSQGSPLRLAGLLVVEAVLLAVMLLLTWYGAKALRFNRADRIAIQFAGSKKSLASGLPMASVLFGAEASLAVLPLMLFHQMQLMVCAVIAKRRAKDPVEPAVTEQRDEAIRTAVGTGTRSA, encoded by the coding sequence ATGCCGATCGACCCGTACATCCTGCTGTTGCTCGGGACAGTGGGCCTCGCGGCGCTCCTCCCGGCGCGGGGTTCGGCCGCCGAGGTCGCGTCGGGCGCGTCCACGGCGGCGATCGCCTTCCTCTTCTTCCTCTACGGCGCCCGGCTCTCCACCCGCGAGGCACTGGACGGCCTCAAGCACTGGCGGCTGCATGTCACCGTCCTGGCCTGCACGTTCGTGGTCTTCCCGCTGCTGGGCCTGGCCGCCCGCGGCCTCGAACCGGTGTTCCTGAACCACTCCCTCTACACCGGTCTGCTCTTCCTCACCCTCGTCCCGTCGACCATCCAGTCGTCGATCGCCTTCACCTCGATGGCCCGCGGCAACGTGCCCGCCGCGATCTGCGCGGGCTCCTTCTCCTCCCTCGCGGGCATCGTCATCACCCCGCTGCTCGCGGCGAGCCTGCTGGGCGGCAGCGTCGGCGGCTTCTCCGCGGACTCGGTGCTGAAGATCGTGCTCCAACTGCTGGTGCCGTTCCTCGCGGGGCAGCTCGCCCGCCGCTGCGGAATCAAGAGGGGCCGCGCGAAGCGCGTCAGGCAGGGTGGTGGTGGGAGACGGGCGGGCGGCTTCATCACCCGCCACAAGCAGATCCTCGGCCTGGTCGACCGCGGTTCGATCCTCCTCGTCGTCTACGTAGCCTTCAGTGAGGGCATGGTGCGCGGGATCTGGAGCCAGGGCAGCCCGCTGCGGCTCGCCGGTCTGCTCGTCGTCGAGGCCGTGCTGCTCGCGGTGATGCTGCTGCTCACCTGGTACGGCGCGAAGGCCCTGCGCTTCAACCGGGCGGACCGGATCGCCATCCAGTTCGCCGGCTCCAAGAAGTCCCTCGCCTCCGGACTGCCCATGGCGAGCGTCCTGTTCGGCGCCGAGGCCTCCCTCGCCGTACTGCCGCTGATGCTGTTCCACCAGATGCAGCTCATGGTCTGCGCGGTCATCGCCAAACGCCGGGCCAAGGACCCGGTGGAGCCGGCGGTCACGGAGCAGCGAGACGAAGCGATACGAACCGCGGTCGGTACAGGGACACGTTCCGCGTGA